From one Rhizobium lentis genomic stretch:
- the aroA gene encoding 3-phosphoshikimate 1-carboxyvinyltransferase: protein MTRTAKLTIIPPGGPLSGRAIPPGSKSITNRALLLAGLAKGTSRLTGALKSDDTRYMADALRAMGVSIDEPDDTTFVVTGSGRLMPPKASLFLGNAGTATRFLTAAAALVDGTVIVDGDEHMRKRPIGPLVEAMRTLGIDVSAETGCPPVTIRGTGRFEADRILIDGGLSSQYVSALLMMAAGGDRPVEIELVGEDIGALGYIDLTTAAMKAFGAKVEKTSPVTWRVEPTGYRAADFVIEPDASAATYLWAAEVLSDGRIDLGVPNDAFTQPDAKAYETIAQFPHLPAEIDGSQMQDAIPTIAVLAAFNETPVRFVGIANLRVKECDRIRALSTGLNTIREGLAVEEGDDLIVHADPALAGQTLPAEIDTFADHRIAMSFALAGLKIDGITILDPDCVGKTFPAYWRTLAALGVTYRDKD, encoded by the coding sequence ATGACACGCACAGCCAAACTCACGATCATTCCGCCGGGCGGGCCGCTTTCGGGCCGCGCCATCCCGCCGGGATCTAAGTCGATCACCAACCGCGCGCTGTTGCTCGCCGGCCTTGCCAAGGGCACGAGCCGGCTGACGGGCGCGCTGAAGAGCGACGATACGCGTTATATGGCCGATGCGCTGCGCGCCATGGGAGTTTCGATCGACGAACCCGACGACACCACCTTCGTCGTCACCGGCAGCGGCAGGCTCATGCCGCCGAAAGCGTCGCTCTTCCTCGGCAATGCCGGCACGGCGACACGCTTCCTGACGGCGGCGGCCGCCCTGGTCGACGGCACCGTCATCGTCGATGGCGACGAACACATGCGCAAGCGCCCGATCGGCCCGCTGGTCGAGGCGATGCGCACGCTCGGCATCGATGTGAGCGCCGAGACCGGCTGCCCGCCGGTCACCATCAGGGGTACCGGCCGCTTTGAGGCCGACCGGATCCTGATCGATGGCGGCCTCTCCAGCCAATACGTTTCCGCCCTGTTGATGATGGCGGCGGGCGGCGACCGCCCGGTCGAGATCGAACTCGTCGGCGAGGATATCGGCGCGCTCGGCTATATCGATCTCACCACGGCGGCGATGAAGGCTTTCGGCGCCAAGGTCGAGAAAACAAGCCCCGTCACCTGGCGCGTCGAGCCGACCGGCTACCGCGCCGCCGATTTCGTCATCGAGCCGGATGCCTCGGCCGCGACCTATCTCTGGGCAGCCGAAGTGCTGAGCGACGGCAGGATCGATCTCGGCGTCCCGAACGATGCCTTCACCCAGCCGGACGCCAAGGCCTATGAGACGATCGCCCAGTTCCCGCATCTGCCGGCTGAGATCGATGGCTCGCAGATGCAGGATGCCATTCCGACGATCGCCGTGCTTGCCGCCTTCAACGAGACGCCGGTCCGCTTCGTCGGCATCGCCAATCTGCGCGTCAAGGAATGCGACCGCATCCGCGCCCTGTCCACGGGGCTTAACACCATCCGCGAAGGCCTGGCTGTCGAGGAGGGGGACGATCTGATCGTCCATGCCGATCCTGCTCTCGCCGGTCAGACGCTGCCGGCCGAGATCGACACCTTTGCCGATCACCGCATCGCCATGAGCTTTGCGCTTGCCGGGCTGAAGATCGATGGCATCACCATTCTCGATCCCGATTGCGTCGGTAAGACCTTCCCCGCCTATTGGCGGACGCTTGCCGCGCTTGGCGTCACCTATCGGGACAAGGATTGA
- the purD gene encoding phosphoribosylamine--glycine ligase — MKVLLIGSGGREHALAWKLAQSPLMSEFYAAPGNPGIGEHAVLVPVNTEDHEAVAAFCREKAIDFVVVGPEAPLVAGLADRLRADGLAVFGPSAAAAQLEGSKGFTKDICARYGIPTGAYQRFNNAPKAKAYIRAQGAPIVVKADGLAAGKGVTVAMTLDEALAAVDDCFEGAFGAAGAEVVVEAYLDGEEASFFCLCDGKHALPLATAQDHKRVGEGDTGVNTGGMGAYSPAPVMTAEMVERTMKEIIEPTIRGMAESGHPFSGVFFAGLMITAKGPELIEYNVRFGDPECQVLMLRLKSDLLPLLLATANGTLDQVKAEWNDDPALTVVMASKGYPGAYAKNTPILALPDAGEGEKVFHAGTALKDGMLVATGGRVLNVTATGGTVGEASARAYALLDKVRWENGFCRRDIGWRAIERERA, encoded by the coding sequence ATGAAGGTTCTGTTGATCGGATCGGGTGGACGCGAGCACGCGCTCGCCTGGAAGCTGGCGCAATCGCCGTTGATGAGCGAATTCTACGCCGCGCCCGGCAATCCCGGCATTGGCGAACACGCCGTCCTCGTGCCGGTCAATACCGAGGATCATGAAGCGGTGGCCGCCTTCTGCAGGGAGAAGGCGATCGATTTCGTCGTCGTCGGCCCGGAGGCGCCGCTTGTCGCCGGCCTCGCCGACCGCCTGCGCGCCGATGGCCTGGCGGTCTTCGGCCCGTCGGCTGCCGCCGCCCAGCTCGAAGGCTCCAAGGGCTTCACCAAGGATATCTGCGCCCGCTACGGCATTCCGACAGGCGCCTATCAGCGCTTCAACAATGCGCCGAAGGCGAAAGCCTATATTCGCGCCCAGGGCGCGCCGATCGTCGTCAAGGCCGACGGCCTGGCCGCCGGCAAGGGTGTGACCGTGGCGATGACGCTCGACGAGGCGCTGGCCGCGGTTGATGACTGCTTCGAGGGCGCCTTTGGAGCAGCCGGCGCCGAAGTCGTCGTCGAAGCCTATCTCGACGGCGAGGAGGCGAGCTTCTTCTGCCTCTGCGATGGAAAACATGCGCTGCCGCTAGCAACAGCCCAGGACCACAAGCGGGTGGGCGAGGGCGATACCGGCGTCAATACCGGCGGCATGGGCGCCTATTCGCCGGCGCCTGTCATGACGGCCGAGATGGTCGAGCGCACCATGAAGGAGATCATCGAGCCGACGATCCGCGGCATGGCCGAGAGCGGCCATCCCTTCTCCGGCGTGTTTTTTGCCGGGCTGATGATCACCGCAAAGGGGCCGGAACTCATCGAATACAATGTCCGCTTTGGCGATCCCGAGTGCCAGGTGCTGATGCTGCGGCTGAAAAGCGATCTGCTGCCGCTGCTGCTCGCCACCGCCAATGGCACGCTCGATCAGGTGAAGGCCGAATGGAACGACGATCCGGCACTGACTGTCGTCATGGCCTCGAAGGGTTATCCCGGCGCCTATGCGAAGAACACACCGATCCTTGCCCTGCCGGATGCCGGTGAAGGGGAGAAAGTGTTTCACGCCGGCACGGCTCTGAAGGACGGCATGCTGGTTGCGACCGGCGGCCGCGTGTTGAACGTCACCGCGACCGGCGGCACGGTCGGCGAGGCAAGCGCCCGCGCCTATGCGCTGCTGGACAAGGTCAGGTGGGAGAACGGCTTCTGCCGCCGCGACATCGGCTGGCGGGCGATCGAGCGCGAAAGAGCCTGA
- a CDS encoding plant virulence effector HPE1-like domain-containing protein — MRQIFLGAAILLMAGSAMASSIEVIGKAAPRAEGSIITESCDTCPPLQAALTKKDYTVPELKPGAVQATEVRDVGGEKKIYRTDAWMGGSPVLFVSKATPEAMVAVAPPAPPADGIDMNATTAAVIGADARPVAAGVAQQPATLNVSEFELRF, encoded by the coding sequence ATGCGTCAGATTTTCCTCGGTGCGGCAATCCTGCTGATGGCGGGTTCTGCAATGGCCTCCTCGATTGAGGTGATCGGCAAGGCCGCGCCGCGCGCCGAAGGCAGCATCATCACCGAAAGCTGCGACACCTGCCCGCCGTTGCAGGCCGCGCTGACCAAGAAAGATTATACGGTGCCGGAACTCAAGCCGGGCGCCGTCCAGGCGACCGAGGTCCGCGATGTCGGCGGTGAAAAGAAGATCTATCGCACCGATGCCTGGATGGGCGGCTCACCCGTCCTCTTTGTCAGCAAAGCGACCCCGGAAGCGATGGTTGCCGTCGCGCCGCCGGCGCCGCCCGCCGACGGCATTGATATGAATGCGACGACCGCGGCCGTCATCGGCGCCGATGCGAGGCCGGTGGCCGCAGGCGTGGCGCAGCAGCCGGCGACGCTAAACGTTTCCGAATTTGAACTGCGCTTCTAG
- a CDS encoding methyl-accepting chemotaxis protein, whose translation MKNLKISKQLILLVIGLMVAFAIATSLQIRSSVDAIYKERYDMLRAEVQSAVSVLKLYQAKVTAGEMTLEDAQKQAYTTVNGMKYDPDGYFFGYSYDVQMLFHYDAAKVGQNLKGQPDSKGKLYREELVKLGQQGGGLVEFHSTSKPGQPAGDYRKTAYGQAFEPWKVVVVTGVYMDDLDAQINSTILTALSGSIVLFFLAMGAAYVVIRGISGPLNNVHAALKAVAEEDVSIAIPHIGMNNEVGMMAKATLSLQEKIRERHQMSDREAAQQLALESERENNLRQQQDEAALQARVVATIGQALELIARGDLTVRCADLGQKYAALRDNFNEALSHLEAAMAKVSAKGSDIGTSKEEIRRASNELSQRTERQAASLEETSAALDELTVAVRQTADGAHEASKRVHAVSTEATHSDAIVGQAIEAMSGIEKSSSEISKIIGVIDEIAFQTNLLALNAGVEAARAGESGKGFAVVAQEVRELAQRSAAAAKEIKDQIARSSSQVDHGVRLVGEAGEALKRISDQIKAANEIVAKIAHSASEQDTTLRSISSSMNQLDAATQQNAAMAEETTASAETLASDTDELIDLIRGFRVGNAGTAAAMHQGRRAA comes from the coding sequence ATGAAAAATTTGAAGATATCGAAGCAGCTTATCCTGCTGGTCATCGGCCTGATGGTGGCCTTTGCGATCGCCACCTCCCTGCAGATCCGCTCCTCGGTCGATGCGATCTACAAGGAGCGTTATGACATGCTCCGCGCCGAGGTTCAGTCGGCCGTTTCCGTTCTAAAGCTATACCAGGCCAAGGTGACCGCGGGCGAGATGACGCTCGAGGATGCGCAGAAGCAGGCCTATACCACCGTCAACGGGATGAAATACGATCCCGACGGCTATTTCTTCGGCTATAGCTATGACGTCCAGATGCTGTTCCACTACGATGCCGCGAAGGTCGGGCAGAACCTGAAAGGTCAGCCGGACAGCAAGGGCAAGCTCTACCGTGAAGAGCTGGTCAAGCTCGGGCAGCAGGGCGGCGGTCTCGTCGAATTTCATTCCACCAGCAAGCCGGGCCAGCCGGCCGGCGATTACCGCAAGACGGCCTATGGTCAGGCCTTTGAGCCCTGGAAGGTCGTCGTCGTCACCGGCGTCTATATGGACGATCTCGATGCGCAGATAAACAGCACCATCCTGACCGCCCTCTCCGGCAGCATCGTCCTGTTTTTCCTCGCCATGGGTGCCGCCTATGTCGTCATCCGCGGCATATCGGGACCTCTGAACAACGTCCATGCCGCCTTGAAGGCTGTCGCCGAGGAGGACGTATCGATTGCGATCCCGCATATCGGCATGAACAATGAGGTCGGCATGATGGCCAAGGCGACGCTGTCGCTGCAGGAAAAGATCCGCGAGCGCCATCAGATGTCGGATCGCGAGGCGGCCCAGCAGCTGGCGCTGGAAAGCGAGCGCGAAAACAATCTGCGCCAGCAGCAGGACGAGGCGGCGCTCCAGGCGCGCGTCGTGGCGACGATCGGCCAGGCGCTCGAACTGATCGCCCGCGGCGATCTCACCGTCCGCTGCGCCGATCTCGGCCAGAAATATGCCGCCCTGCGCGACAATTTCAATGAAGCGCTGTCGCATCTCGAGGCCGCCATGGCCAAGGTCAGCGCCAAGGGCAGCGATATCGGCACCAGCAAGGAAGAAATCCGCCGCGCCTCCAACGAACTGTCGCAGCGCACCGAGCGCCAGGCCGCCAGCCTGGAAGAAACATCCGCCGCTCTCGACGAACTGACCGTCGCCGTCCGCCAGACGGCCGATGGCGCGCACGAAGCCAGCAAGCGCGTGCATGCCGTCAGCACCGAGGCCACCCATAGCGATGCGATCGTCGGCCAAGCGATCGAGGCGATGAGCGGCATCGAGAAATCGTCCTCGGAGATATCAAAAATCATCGGCGTCATCGACGAGATCGCCTTCCAGACCAACCTTCTGGCGCTGAATGCCGGCGTCGAGGCGGCCCGTGCGGGTGAATCCGGCAAGGGCTTTGCGGTCGTCGCCCAGGAGGTGCGCGAACTCGCCCAGCGTTCCGCCGCCGCGGCCAAGGAGATCAAGGACCAGATCGCCCGTTCCTCCAGCCAGGTCGATCATGGCGTCCGCCTGGTCGGCGAGGCGGGCGAGGCGCTGAAGCGCATCTCCGACCAGATCAAGGCCGCCAACGAGATCGTTGCCAAGATCGCCCACAGCGCCTCCGAACAGGACACGACGCTGCGTTCGATCTCCTCGTCGATGAACCAGCTCGACGCCGCCACCCAGCAAAACGCCGCCATGGCCGAGGAGACCACGGCATCGGCCGAAACGCTGGCGAGCGACACCGACGAGCTGATCGACCTCATCCGCGGCTTCCGCGTCGGCAATGCCGGGACTGCTGCGGCCATGCATCAGGGTCGACGCGCTGCCTGA
- a CDS encoding DUF523 domain-containing protein, which produces MQSKILVSACLMGHAVRYDGRAKPLLHPAIERWRAEGRLVTICPEMSAGMPVPRPPAEIADAAAGEEVLAGTARVVELTGGDVTEEFLQAAENAVALARQTGCRYALLIDGSPSCGSGFIYDGTFSGRRQPGSGVTAAALKAAGIEVFSDREIERLIERIAS; this is translated from the coding sequence ATGCAAAGCAAGATCCTCGTCAGCGCCTGCCTCATGGGGCACGCCGTCCGCTATGACGGGCGGGCGAAGCCGTTGCTTCATCCGGCGATCGAGAGATGGCGGGCCGAGGGCCGGCTGGTGACGATCTGTCCGGAGATGTCGGCGGGCATGCCCGTGCCGCGGCCGCCGGCGGAGATCGCCGATGCGGCAGCCGGCGAGGAGGTGCTGGCCGGCACGGCGCGGGTCGTGGAATTGACTGGCGGCGACGTGACTGAAGAGTTCCTGCAGGCGGCGGAAAATGCCGTGGCGCTCGCAAGGCAGACCGGCTGCCGCTATGCGCTGCTCATCGACGGCAGCCCGTCCTGCGGGTCCGGGTTCATCTATGACGGGACTTTTTCCGGCCGCCGGCAGCCCGGCAGCGGCGTCACGGCGGCGGCGCTGAAAGCGGCGGGCATCGAAGTGTTTTCCGATCGGGAGATCGAGCGGCTGATCGAGCGCATCGCATCATAG
- the glyS gene encoding glycine--tRNA ligase subunit beta, whose protein sequence is MPNLLLELRSEEIPARMQRKAAGDLRKLVTDALVEAGLSYEGAREYWTPRRLALDIHGLTARSADVREERKGPRTDANEKAIEGFLRGAGLSSVSEAQVVSDPKKGDFYVAVISKPGRAAEEIVAEVMPGIIRDFPWPKSMRWGKASSKPGAMRWVRPLQSIVCTFGPEHDETVVIPFEIDGITASNVTYGHRFHAPEAITVRRFDDYVASLERAKVILDAERRKDVILHDARDIAFANGLELVEDEGLLEEVSGLVEWPQVLMGSFEEDYLSIPSEIIRLTIKTNQKCFVTRKQGEETLSNKFILVSNIQASDGGKEIVHGNGKVVRARLSDALHFWKRDQGDMPDLATLETSAAKFGLDLKKPLDQRMAKLDALDVTFHAKLGTQGARVARIRALAKELAAITGADAALVDRAAVLAKADLRTEAVGEFPELQGLMGRRYAALQGENASVAAAVEDHYKPQGPSDRVPEDKVAITLALADKLDTLTGFWAIDEKPTGSKDPFALRRAALGVVRILLERRVRLPLLATTEDGDLLSFFHDRLKVYLRDQGARHDLIDAVLTPEADDLLMVARRVEALTAFITSEDGKNLLAGTKRATQLLAAEEKKGTVIADGVSQALFKLDAEKELFAAISSASKDAADAVAAEDFRSAMEALSKLRGPVDRFFEDVLVNDEDAAIRANRLALLRLIREATGTVADFSKISG, encoded by the coding sequence ATGCCAAACCTGCTTCTCGAACTTCGCTCCGAAGAGATTCCGGCCCGCATGCAGCGCAAGGCTGCCGGCGACCTGAGGAAGCTCGTCACCGATGCGCTTGTCGAAGCGGGTCTGTCCTACGAGGGCGCACGCGAATACTGGACGCCACGGCGGCTGGCGCTCGACATCCACGGCCTGACGGCGCGTTCGGCCGACGTGCGCGAGGAGCGCAAGGGGCCGCGCACCGACGCCAACGAGAAGGCGATCGAAGGCTTCCTGCGCGGCGCCGGCCTGTCGTCGGTCTCCGAGGCGCAGGTGGTCAGCGATCCGAAGAAGGGCGATTTTTACGTCGCGGTCATCTCAAAGCCCGGCCGCGCGGCAGAAGAGATCGTCGCCGAGGTGATGCCCGGCATCATCCGCGATTTTCCCTGGCCGAAATCCATGCGCTGGGGCAAAGCTTCCTCCAAGCCCGGCGCGATGCGCTGGGTGCGGCCGCTGCAGTCGATCGTCTGCACCTTCGGCCCCGAGCATGACGAGACGGTCGTCATTCCGTTCGAGATCGACGGCATCACCGCCTCCAACGTCACCTACGGCCATCGTTTCCATGCGCCCGAGGCAATCACCGTCCGCCGCTTCGACGACTACGTCGCAAGTCTCGAAAGGGCGAAGGTCATCCTCGATGCCGAGCGGCGCAAGGACGTCATCCTGCATGACGCCCGCGACATCGCCTTCGCCAACGGCCTCGAACTGGTCGAGGACGAAGGCCTGCTGGAGGAAGTTTCCGGCCTGGTCGAATGGCCGCAGGTGCTGATGGGCAGCTTCGAGGAGGATTATCTTTCCATCCCCTCCGAGATCATCCGGCTGACGATCAAGACCAACCAGAAATGCTTCGTCACCCGCAAGCAGGGCGAAGAGACGCTCTCGAACAAATTCATCCTGGTCTCCAATATCCAGGCGAGCGACGGCGGCAAGGAAATCGTTCACGGCAACGGCAAGGTCGTGCGCGCCCGTCTTTCCGACGCGCTGCATTTCTGGAAGCGCGACCAGGGCGACATGCCGGATCTCGCGACTCTGGAAACATCTGCCGCAAAATTCGGCCTCGATCTGAAGAAGCCACTCGACCAGCGCATGGCCAAGCTCGATGCGCTTGACGTAACCTTCCATGCCAAGCTCGGCACGCAGGGCGCCCGCGTCGCCCGCATCCGGGCGCTGGCGAAGGAACTGGCGGCAATCACCGGCGCCGACGCGGCTCTCGTCGATCGCGCCGCCGTGCTCGCCAAGGCGGATCTTCGCACGGAGGCCGTCGGCGAATTCCCGGAACTGCAGGGCTTGATGGGCCGCAGATACGCGGCGCTGCAGGGCGAAAACGCCTCCGTTGCCGCAGCGGTCGAGGATCATTACAAGCCGCAGGGCCCGTCGGACCGCGTGCCGGAGGACAAGGTGGCGATTACGCTCGCTCTTGCCGACAAGCTCGACACGCTGACCGGCTTCTGGGCGATCGATGAAAAGCCGACCGGTTCGAAGGATCCGTTCGCGTTACGGCGTGCGGCCCTGGGCGTCGTCAGGATCCTGCTGGAGCGCAGGGTCCGCCTGCCTTTGCTGGCGACGACCGAAGACGGCGATCTGCTCTCCTTCTTCCACGATCGCCTCAAGGTCTATCTGCGCGACCAAGGCGCCCGCCACGATCTCATCGACGCCGTGCTAACGCCCGAGGCCGACGACCTTCTGATGGTCGCGCGCCGGGTCGAGGCGCTGACGGCCTTCATCACCTCGGAGGACGGCAAGAACCTGCTCGCCGGCACCAAGCGCGCCACGCAGCTGCTGGCCGCCGAGGAAAAGAAGGGCACGGTCATCGCCGACGGCGTTTCGCAGGCGCTCTTCAAGCTCGATGCAGAGAAGGAGCTGTTCGCCGCGATATCAAGCGCATCCAAGGATGCGGCGGATGCCGTTGCCGCGGAGGATTTCCGCTCGGCGATGGAAGCGCTCTCCAAGCTGCGCGGCCCTGTCGACCGCTTCTTCGAAGACGTGCTCGTCAACGACGAGGACGCCGCCATCCGCGCCAACCGCCTCGCCCTGCTGCGCCTGATCCGCGAGGCGACGGGAACGGTTGCGGATTTCTCGAAGATTTCGGGGTGA
- a CDS encoding Tex family protein, whose translation MAADLRFLAARISAEINARPDQAKAAIELLDEGATVPFIARYRKEVTGGLDDTQLRDLAERLVYLRELEARRDTIVESITGQGKMTEELMAKVAGAATKAELEDLYLPYKPKRRTRAEIARERGLGPLAEAILAERSREPAVLAEGFITADVPDVKMALEGARDIVAEGIAENADLLGKLRAHMRQAALLKAKVVDGKQAAGEKFSDYFDHSERWATAPGHRALAMLRGWNEEVLTLTIEADAETASPNKPVERMIAAAYEIGASRPGDRWLMEVASWTWRVKLSMSLSLDLMRELRERAEEEAIHVFARNLKDLLLAAPAGSRATMGLDPGIRTGVKVAVVDGTGKVVATSTVYPFQPRNDVRGAQIELASLIRKHNVELISIGNGTGSRETEKLVADMLAELPAPRPTKVIVSEAGASVYSASATGAAEFPDLDVSLRGAVSIARRLQDPLAELVKIEPKSIGVGQYQHDVDQQKLSRSLDAVVEDAVNAVGVDLNTASAPLLSRVSGLGPSIAEAIVRHRDSEGRFETRRDLLKVARLGGRTFEQCAGFLRIPNGKEPLDASSVHPEAYGVAKKIVAACGRDLRALMGDSAVLKSIDPRQFIDEKFGLPTVKDIIAELEKPGRDPRPSFKTATFAEGVNEISDLKPGMMLEGTVTNVAAFGAFVDIGVHQDGLVHVSQLADRFVKDPHEVVKAGDVVKVRVVEVDAKRKRIALSMKRDDGSAAPSPRGDSRGNQGSRPQNELRPATAKPESQGAFGAALAEAMKRK comes from the coding sequence ATGGCCGCAGACCTTCGTTTTCTCGCAGCCCGCATCTCCGCCGAAATCAACGCCCGGCCCGACCAGGCCAAGGCCGCCATCGAACTGCTCGACGAGGGCGCCACCGTGCCCTTCATCGCCCGTTACCGCAAGGAAGTGACGGGCGGGCTCGATGACACGCAGCTGCGCGATCTCGCCGAGCGGCTGGTCTATCTGCGCGAGCTCGAAGCCCGGCGTGATACGATCGTCGAATCGATCACCGGCCAGGGCAAGATGACCGAGGAGCTGATGGCCAAGGTCGCGGGCGCCGCAACCAAGGCCGAGCTCGAGGATCTCTATCTGCCCTATAAGCCGAAGCGGCGCACGCGGGCCGAAATCGCCCGCGAACGCGGCCTCGGGCCGCTCGCCGAGGCGATTCTGGCCGAGCGCAGCCGGGAACCGGCGGTCTTAGCCGAAGGCTTCATCACGGCTGATGTACCCGATGTGAAGATGGCGCTCGAGGGTGCGCGCGACATCGTCGCGGAAGGCATTGCCGAAAATGCCGATCTGCTCGGCAAGTTGCGCGCCCACATGCGCCAGGCAGCCCTGCTGAAGGCCAAAGTCGTCGACGGCAAGCAGGCGGCGGGCGAGAAGTTTTCCGATTATTTCGACCATTCCGAACGCTGGGCGACCGCGCCCGGCCACCGGGCGCTTGCCATGCTGCGCGGCTGGAACGAGGAGGTCTTGACGCTGACGATCGAGGCGGACGCCGAGACGGCCTCGCCGAACAAGCCGGTCGAGCGCATGATCGCCGCCGCCTACGAGATCGGCGCCAGCCGTCCCGGCGACCGCTGGCTGATGGAGGTCGCCAGCTGGACCTGGCGGGTGAAGCTCTCCATGTCGCTGTCGCTCGACCTGATGCGCGAGTTGCGCGAAAGGGCCGAAGAAGAGGCGATCCATGTTTTCGCCCGCAATCTCAAGGATCTGCTTTTGGCCGCACCCGCCGGTTCGCGCGCGACCATGGGTCTTGATCCCGGCATTCGCACCGGCGTCAAGGTCGCTGTCGTCGACGGCACCGGCAAGGTGGTGGCGACCTCGACTGTCTATCCCTTCCAGCCGCGCAACGACGTGCGCGGCGCCCAGATCGAACTCGCCTCGCTGATCCGCAAGCACAATGTCGAGCTGATCTCGATCGGCAACGGCACCGGCAGCCGCGAAACGGAAAAGCTGGTGGCCGACATGCTGGCCGAGCTGCCGGCGCCGAGGCCGACCAAGGTCATCGTCTCGGAAGCGGGCGCCTCGGTCTATTCCGCCTCGGCAACCGGCGCGGCTGAGTTTCCCGATCTCGACGTGTCGCTGCGCGGCGCCGTCTCCATCGCTCGGCGCCTGCAGGATCCGCTGGCCGAACTGGTCAAGATCGAGCCGAAGTCGATCGGCGTCGGCCAGTATCAGCACGATGTAGACCAGCAGAAGCTGTCGCGTTCGCTCGATGCGGTGGTCGAAGACGCGGTGAACGCCGTTGGCGTCGATTTGAACACTGCCTCGGCGCCATTGCTTTCCCGTGTCTCCGGCCTCGGCCCGTCCATCGCCGAGGCCATCGTCCGCCACCGCGACAGCGAGGGCCGTTTCGAGACGCGGCGCGATCTGCTGAAGGTCGCAAGACTCGGCGGCCGCACCTTCGAGCAATGCGCCGGCTTCCTGCGCATTCCGAACGGCAAGGAGCCGCTCGACGCATCCTCGGTCCACCCGGAGGCTTATGGCGTCGCCAAGAAGATCGTCGCCGCCTGCGGCCGCGACCTGCGCGCGCTGATGGGCGACAGCGCCGTCCTGAAATCGATCGATCCGCGTCAATTCATCGACGAGAAATTTGGTTTGCCGACGGTGAAAGACATCATCGCGGAATTGGAAAAGCCCGGCCGCGACCCGCGCCCGAGCTTCAAGACCGCGACCTTTGCCGAGGGCGTCAACGAGATTTCCGACCTGAAGCCCGGTATGATGCTGGAAGGCACGGTCACCAATGTCGCCGCTTTCGGCGCCTTCGTCGATATCGGCGTGCACCAGGACGGCCTGGTGCATGTCTCCCAGCTTGCCGATCGCTTCGTCAAGGATCCGCACGAGGTCGTCAAGGCGGGTGATGTCGTCAAGGTGCGGGTCGTCGAAGTCGACGCCAAGCGCAAGCGCATCGCTCTCTCGATGAAGCGCGATGACGGTTCTGCTGCACCTTCGCCGCGAGGTGATTCTCGCGGCAACCAGGGGTCCCGGCCGCAGAACGAGCTCCGGCCGGCGACTGCCAAACCGGAGAGCCAGGGCGCCTTCGGCGCTGCACTCGCCGAAGCCATGAAGCGAAAATAA